Proteins from a single region of Methanotorris igneus Kol 5:
- a CDS encoding KAP family P-loop NTPase fold protein, with protein MLPDTPADLLKNDFLGTKEKAEFIKEFIKDSGNRDYLRKNNMIVLYGNWGSGKSSVIKYIHDELNKEENFKCIIFNAWLYERDDNLPYSLLEFILDELEKDGRFKHNIKIAKDKILKTGFNVFGGILKGFSINFSPIFPISYNPKDTIEHFEKMNEIKSHYKEIDELISEFKYISDILKDKTLIVFIDELDRCEPEHILDLLASIKLFFACGKNIIYFVAVDKEAVSKAIKTKYGDIIKAEEYLEKIFNISFSMPKDFELKKFIKQYEFFNDDDTAEKLEKFFKSINFTNPRHLKKVLNKYELLVRIKNLGLDKNELIPEIIRIVEENGNKRKVGYLLDTVFVLYFIILYEVYPEKYLEVKRYNYRIKHLKYITTAFSGGYAKRSTPYFDHYIGIISKNNLLNAAKLSELKKHISDKNDFIENVIRFKDLMTILKEVNDTNYADFDKFINGISIFLSCVGDENIDDETNFAERYLKAGITVDFWTYIKNHYEDLKEKNYSNPYPFTNLFKMVETLL; from the coding sequence ATGCTACCAGATACACCAGCAGATTTATTAAAAAATGATTTTTTGGGAACAAAAGAAAAAGCAGAATTTATAAAAGAGTTTATTAAAGATTCTGGTAATAGAGACTATTTAAGAAAGAATAATATGATAGTTCTTTATGGAAATTGGGGAAGTGGGAAGAGTAGCGTTATTAAATATATCCACGATGAACTAAACAAAGAAGAGAACTTCAAATGCATAATTTTTAATGCATGGCTTTATGAAAGAGATGATAATTTGCCTTATTCTTTATTGGAATTTATTTTGGATGAATTAGAAAAAGATGGTAGATTTAAGCACAATATTAAAATAGCAAAAGACAAGATTTTAAAAACCGGTTTCAATGTTTTTGGTGGAATTTTAAAAGGTTTTTCTATTAATTTTTCCCCAATATTTCCAATTAGTTATAATCCAAAAGATACAATAGAACATTTTGAAAAAATGAACGAAATAAAATCCCATTATAAAGAAATTGATGAACTTATAAGTGAATTTAAATATATTTCAGATATACTTAAAGATAAAACACTTATTGTATTTATTGACGAACTTGACAGATGTGAGCCAGAGCATATTTTGGACTTATTGGCATCAATTAAGTTATTTTTTGCTTGTGGGAAAAATATTATTTATTTCGTTGCAGTTGATAAAGAAGCAGTTTCTAAAGCAATTAAAACAAAATATGGGGACATTATAAAAGCAGAAGAATATTTAGAAAAGATTTTTAATATATCATTTAGTATGCCAAAAGATTTTGAATTGAAGAAATTTATTAAACAATATGAGTTTTTTAATGATGACGATACTGCTGAAAAACTTGAAAAATTCTTTAAATCAATTAATTTCACAAATCCAAGACATTTAAAGAAGGTTTTGAATAAGTATGAACTTCTTGTAAGGATTAAAAATTTAGGATTGGATAAAAATGAATTAATTCCAGAAATAATAAGAATTGTTGAAGAGAATGGAAACAAGAGAAAAGTTGGATATTTACTTGATACGGTTTTTGTTTTGTATTTTATAATTCTTTATGAGGTTTATCCTGAAAAATATCTGGAAGTTAAACGATATAATTATAGAATTAAGCATTTAAAATATATAACCACGGCGTTTTCAGGAGGATATGCTAAAAGGTCAACTCCTTATTTTGATCATTATATTGGCATAATATCCAAAAATAATTTATTAAATGCTGCAAAACTTTCAGAACTTAAAAAACACATATCTGATAAGAACGATTTCATAGAAAATGTCATTAGGTTTAAGGATTTAATGACAATCTTAAAAGAAGTTAATGATACAAACTATGCTGATTTTGATAAATTCATAAATGGAATTTCTATTTTTTTATCTTGTGTAGGTGATGAAAATATCGATGATGAAACTAACTTTGCAGAAAGATACTTAAAAGCAGGAATTACAGTAGATTTCTGGACTTATATAAAAAACCATTATGAGGATTTAAAAGAAAAAAATTATTCAAACCCATATCCTTTCACAAATCTCTTTAAAATGGTAGAAACCCTATTATAA
- the bioD gene encoding dethiobiotin synthase yields MIFVTGTDTGVGKTYISSILAENLKKMGVNVGYLKPIETGGREDTLTLKNILKTDDDLDLMNPINLKLPLSPNIAFEVENYDISLDEIKEKIKNAYETLKERHDFLIVEGAGGVCVPIKENFLMSDLIKFLDLDAVVVSRPNLGTINHTLLTVEHLRNKGINVRGVIINCITDLSEVLYYEKTFETIEKVGNIEIIGIVKSREDFEIDFKKILK; encoded by the coding sequence ATGATATTTGTAACAGGAACAGACACTGGTGTAGGGAAAACTTATATCTCATCAATTTTGGCAGAGAATTTAAAGAAAATGGGTGTTAATGTTGGGTATTTAAAACCAATTGAGACCGGAGGAAGAGAGGACACTCTAACCTTAAAAAATATCTTAAAAACTGATGATGATTTGGATTTGATGAACCCTATTAATTTAAAACTTCCTTTATCTCCAAACATTGCTTTTGAAGTTGAAAATTATGACATCTCTTTGGATGAGATAAAAGAGAAAATAAAGAATGCCTATGAAACTTTAAAAGAAAGACATGATTTTTTGATTGTTGAAGGAGCAGGAGGAGTTTGCGTTCCAATAAAAGAGAATTTTTTAATGAGTGATTTGATTAAGTTTTTAGATTTGGATGCGGTTGTTGTTTCAAGACCTAATTTAGGAACTATAAACCACACTTTATTAACTGTTGAGCATTTGAGGAACAAGGGGATTAATGTTAGGGGAGTTATCATTAACTGCATAACTGATTTGAGTGAAGTTCTATATTATGAAAAAACCTTTGAAACAATTGAGAAAGTTGGGAATATTGAGATAATTGGAATTGTTAAGAGCAGGGAAGATTTTGAAATTGATTTTAAGAAGATTTTAAAATAA
- a CDS encoding ATP-binding protein, protein MFINREEELKALSEKLNSNTFEFVVIYGRRRIGKTKLALKSVENKEHIYYLAVEGDNLKHFKRYASKVVPTIEYAREDWEAYFNFLKDKIIIIDEFPNLIKENPNILSLFQRIVDVHLKDTKTKLIILGSSISMMGEKVLSYKSPLYGRKTGVLKIKPLKFKHLKEFFPNATWKELVEIYGFADGIPYYLEKIKLPFWDYLEEEIKRVDSFLKYEVDFLMKYEFEEPTTYKKILEAISFGNHSLGEIKNYLGIKHSDITPYLKNLIETEFIEREIPITESPKTKRGRYYIKDNFIAFYFRYIFPNLSAIEEGIFEIGEIKNDYNQYLGFVFEKVAKEFLIELNKNNKLPFKFLNIGRWWKKGEEVDLIALNKNEKRVLFVEVKWKNLKGKDVKKILNDLKRKSELVGLDDYEKYYAIIGRRVENKEDKDCLLFDLGDFDRCL, encoded by the coding sequence ATGTTTATCAACAGAGAGGAAGAACTTAAAGCACTAAGTGAAAAACTTAATAGCAATACGTTTGAATTTGTAGTTATTTATGGGAGAAGAAGGATAGGAAAAACAAAATTAGCATTAAAAAGTGTAGAAAACAAAGAGCATATTTACTACTTAGCAGTTGAAGGAGATAATTTAAAGCATTTTAAAAGATACGCATCAAAGGTAGTACCAACAATTGAATATGCCAGAGAGGATTGGGAGGCATATTTTAATTTTTTAAAGGATAAAATCATTATTATTGATGAGTTTCCAAATTTAATTAAAGAAAACCCAAATATTCTATCTTTATTCCAAAGAATTGTGGATGTTCATTTGAAAGATACAAAAACAAAACTTATTATTCTTGGTTCATCAATATCCATGATGGGAGAGAAAGTTTTAAGTTATAAATCCCCACTTTATGGGAGGAAAACGGGCGTTTTAAAAATTAAGCCGTTAAAATTTAAGCATTTAAAGGAATTTTTCCCCAATGCAACTTGGAAGGAACTTGTTGAGATTTATGGTTTTGCAGATGGAATTCCCTACTATCTTGAAAAAATCAAACTGCCATTTTGGGATTATTTAGAGGAAGAAATTAAAAGAGTTGATAGTTTTTTGAAGTATGAGGTTGATTTTTTGATGAAGTATGAATTTGAAGAACCAACAACTTACAAAAAGATACTTGAAGCAATTTCCTTTGGTAATCATTCACTTGGGGAGATAAAGAATTATTTAGGTATTAAGCATTCAGATATAACACCATATTTAAAGAATCTAATTGAGACGGAGTTCATTGAGAGGGAAATTCCAATAACCGAAAGTCCAAAAACAAAAAGGGGAAGGTATTATATTAAGGATAATTTCATTGCTTTTTATTTTAGATACATCTTCCCAAATTTGTCTGCGATTGAAGAGGGTATTTTTGAGATTGGGGAGATAAAGAATGACTATAATCAATATTTGGGCTTTGTTTTTGAAAAAGTTGCTAAGGAATTTTTAATTGAACTCAATAAAAACAATAAATTACCATTTAAATTTTTGAATATTGGGAGATGGTGGAAAAAGGGGGAAGAGGTCGATTTAATTGCTTTAAATAAAAATGAGAAAAGGGTGTTATTTGTTGAAGTTAAATGGAAGAATTTGAAAGGTAAAGATGTTAAAAAAATACTTAATGATTTAAAAAGAAAATCAGAACTTGTTGGATTGGATGATTATGAGAAATATTATGCCATTATTGGGAGAAGAGTCGAGAATAAAGAGGATAAGGATTGTTTGTTGTTTGATTTAGGTGATTTTGATAGATGTCTTTAA
- the bioF gene encoding 8-amino-7-oxononanoate synthase → MFREKLKREIEIIKSNGLYRFLREKRDNILDFSSNDYLCLSKHPEVIEAVKEGLKYGVGSTGSRLTSGNINHQRLEEKIAEFKETERALVYSSGYATNVGVISALCKKGDLILSDKLNHASIIDGCRLSKADVLIYNHCDVEHLANLIEENWKKYNNLFIITDGVFSMDGDVAPLRDLKKIADEFNAILIIDDAHGTGVLGDGKGTLKHFNLKPSDNIIQIGTLSKAIGGLGGFVCGIDEVVEYLINTSRSFIYSTALPPHVVEGCIKAFEIIERGDVVKELQKNIKIANGIFKKNGFIKENNLTPIYPFIFKEKTMLIAEHLIKNNIFCVGIRYPTVPKGLERIRVSINVSHKKEDFELLCEKIKDIYQNHLNQTTNNPYPLYSRLFSQ, encoded by the coding sequence ATGTTTAGGGAAAAGTTAAAGAGAGAGATTGAAATTATAAAAAGCAATGGATTGTATAGATTTTTGAGAGAAAAAAGAGATAACATTTTAGATTTTTCCTCAAATGATTATCTATGCCTATCAAAGCATCCAGAAGTTATTGAAGCAGTAAAAGAAGGGCTGAAGTATGGGGTTGGTTCAACTGGTTCAAGATTAACATCTGGAAATATAAACCATCAAAGATTGGAAGAAAAAATAGCAGAGTTTAAAGAAACAGAGAGGGCATTGGTTTATTCGTCTGGTTATGCAACAAATGTTGGGGTTATATCTGCACTCTGCAAAAAAGGGGATTTAATTTTGAGCGATAAACTTAACCACGCCTCTATCATTGACGGTTGTAGGTTAAGTAAGGCAGATGTTTTGATTTACAATCATTGTGATGTGGAGCATTTAGCCAATTTAATCGAGGAGAATTGGAAAAAATACAACAATTTATTTATTATAACTGATGGCGTTTTTAGTATGGATGGTGATGTTGCCCCTCTTAGAGATTTAAAGAAAATAGCGGATGAGTTTAATGCCATTTTGATTATTGATGATGCACATGGAACAGGGGTTTTGGGAGATGGAAAAGGAACATTAAAGCACTTCAATTTAAAACCTTCTGACAATATCATCCAAATTGGGACTTTATCAAAGGCAATTGGTGGTTTAGGAGGATTTGTTTGTGGGATTGATGAGGTTGTAGAGTATTTAATAAACACTTCGAGGAGTTTTATTTATTCAACTGCTCTCCCTCCACATGTTGTTGAAGGTTGCATTAAGGCATTTGAGATTATTGAAAGGGGAGATGTTGTTAAAGAACTTCAAAAAAACATAAAAATAGCAAATGGGATTTTTAAGAAAAATGGATTTATTAAGGAGAATAATCTAACCCCAATCTACCCATTTATTTTTAAAGAAAAAACTATGCTTATTGCTGAGCATTTAATAAAAAATAACATCTTTTGTGTTGGGATTAGGTATCCAACAGTTCCTAAAGGTTTAGAGAGAATAAGGGTAAGTATAAATGTTAGTCACAAAAAGGAGGACTTTGAATTGTTGTGTGAGAAAATTAAAGACATCTATCAAAATCACCTAAATCAAACAACAAACAATCCTTATCCTCTTTATTCTCGACTCTTCTCCCAATAA
- a CDS encoding 6-carboxyhexanoate--CoA ligase, with protein MYSIKMRASKNGKHISGAERIVNKEEIELVANELIKRALMHENGTPDFINLKIEEIKEEIEYIDHLPIKTIECKNKREAREKARELLKNEGISDELIDYAFKIIDKGGMRGAAILNLRGERLEPDKERGVRVKNIDTTKELKEKILKEKLGTERTVDAIAIASKVIHLGIIAELCTSDNKSYTTGYVATKKGYFRITNLKEKGENGGRVFFVKNDVDIEDLINKLENKPFIIK; from the coding sequence ATGTATAGTATAAAAATGAGAGCATCAAAGAATGGAAAGCATATTTCTGGAGCAGAGAGAATTGTAAATAAAGAGGAAATTGAACTTGTAGCAAATGAATTAATAAAAAGAGCCCTAATGCACGAAAATGGAACACCTGACTTTATAAACTTAAAGATTGAGGAGATTAAAGAGGAGATAGAATATATTGACCACTTGCCAATAAAAACAATAGAATGCAAAAATAAAAGAGAAGCAAGAGAAAAGGCAAGAGAGTTATTAAAAAATGAGGGTATTTCAGATGAATTAATAGATTATGCATTCAAGATTATTGATAAAGGAGGAATGAGAGGGGCGGCAATTTTAAATTTAAGAGGGGAGAGGTTGGAGCCAGATAAAGAAAGAGGGGTTAGGGTTAAAAACATTGATACAACAAAAGAACTAAAGGAGAAGATTTTAAAGGAAAAATTGGGGACAGAGAGGACTGTTGATGCTATTGCAATTGCATCTAAGGTTATTCATTTAGGGATTATAGCGGAGCTCTGCACCTCAGACAACAAAAGTTACACAACCGGCTATGTTGCAACTAAAAAGGGATATTTTAGAATTACAAATTTAAAAGAAAAAGGAGAGAATGGAGGAAGAGTATTTTTTGTTAAAAATGATGTTGATATAGAAGATTTAATAAACAAATTAGAAAACAAGCCATTCATTATAAAATAA
- a CDS encoding sulfurtransferase TusA family protein, with the protein MKIDVTGDICPVPVLKTKKALEQLKEGEELEVVGDYKPALENIKRFAESNGYTVVTAEETENGFRIVIKK; encoded by the coding sequence ATGAAAATTGATGTTACCGGAGATATATGCCCAGTGCCAGTATTGAAAACAAAAAAGGCATTAGAGCAATTAAAAGAAGGAGAAGAGTTAGAAGTCGTTGGAGATTACAAACCAGCATTAGAAAATATAAAAAGATTTGCAGAGAGTAATGGATATACTGTTGTTACTGCAGAGGAGACCGAAAATGGTTTTAGAATTGTTATCAAAAAATAA
- a CDS encoding DsrE/DsrF/TusD sulfur relay family protein has product MKFTVIITTAPYGKERAYSALRFALTSLLEGIEVNIFLIEDGVYVAKKNQNPAEVPNYLEFLKNCIEMGAKVKACGPCGRARGLSDEDLIEGVEFGTMHDLVAFVKESDKVITF; this is encoded by the coding sequence TTGAAATTTACCGTTATCATTACAACTGCCCCGTATGGAAAAGAGAGGGCATACTCAGCATTGAGATTTGCTTTAACTTCATTGTTGGAGGGAATTGAAGTAAATATCTTCTTAATTGAGGATGGAGTTTACGTTGCTAAGAAGAACCAAAATCCAGCAGAAGTTCCAAACTATTTGGAGTTTTTAAAGAACTGCATTGAAATGGGGGCAAAAGTTAAGGCATGTGGTCCATGTGGAAGGGCAAGGGGATTGAGTGATGAAGATTTAATTGAAGGCGTTGAGTTTGGAACAATGCATGATTTAGTTGCGTTTGTTAAGGAAAGTGATAAGGTAATTACGTTCTAA